From the Lolium rigidum isolate FL_2022 chromosome 2, APGP_CSIRO_Lrig_0.1, whole genome shotgun sequence genome, one window contains:
- the LOC124693621 gene encoding mucin-19-like (The sequence of the model RefSeq protein was modified relative to this genomic sequence to represent the inferred CDS: added 100 bases not found in genome assembly) — protein MRNLSSSLQLESRAGRTSTSSSADQARARDSSVAAERKRSPMTGRSAAEQHPDNPHAKMIDHHRWPAMMGGRVSGSAMSRSVDLTDRMSNRPALSLIPSRGGASPKRASSGSSAADALSRSIDLADKIDRLVSSSRGESPRTSSASNGTADSSRSGNAGRDSRPAALAIPSRGVSPVRTGGGLRALSKSMDLTEKDNIAFSSAVSSSPGISPSVLVSSVPNATSQPTKSSERLNGRASSPASSRGRSPRTPASGGIAAVSKNVDVPEKEKRPVSSRGSSPRRRLASDGVNGIVKNMDFAEKDSRTAVSSVPSRGFSPRRRLASDGIDAIPSTEFSEKDHRPSTSSSLRGVSPRKRLGSDGTSKGPDFADKANTPSTSSTASRGTSPRTQLASDCAGTTSKHMDSADKDSNRPSTSYAASRGMSPRRRLASDGISSISNNVNFAEKDGRAVPSSVAYRGMSTIRRLASDGADTIPKDMDIPEKNVRPSTSAGSRGFSPRRRLASDGLNVISKSIDLSEKDTRPTTLSAASRGLSPRRRLASDTVEAISKSSVFVEKEIRPSTSSMASRGVSPRRRLASDNVEVISKSSDFVEKETRSSTSSLASRGVSPRRRLASDNVEVISKSSDFVEKETRSSASSLASRGVSPRRRLASDGVNNLLKSTDFAGNDCRPSTSAAPLRGTSPRSRAASNSIHAPLRSMNLADKDNRPSTSSRASRVTIQRGGLAPGPVMDSVDKSNARSPSSSASGETSYSRLDGTDVQAEVVEFADEVSSVTADGCSDETSESTHSGSVGTGAASLSIAVQDRPPSRSVSDVSKDMSQNVDATYERSRVISVKIPSRGNSPRRRLASDGIDTIPKSMDFAEKEKRPITSSVQSRGMSPRRIARVDSANIMSKSMDFSDKCNGQISSIIPSRVVSTRKILGPDGANAMSRSVDLGDNKQPISSMVQSCRISPRKMPSAYSRVKGPELSSGDVGSPGSADGNGSQEENSSSSPAAPSNNSEKFGASKQLARTLSSPSRGLLRPSSPTKTSSTSSFASRRLPSPLRIRPSTPVSPCSSGRSDSPSSILSYIGDATRGKKSPSHMEDTHQLRLLYNRNLQWRFTNAYVDEMLSIQKMGAETMLYSVWDSNTRMSDSMVTKRSYVQRLRQEVKLGIVLKEQMDYLDHWAVLETDHSTSLSGAIEALRASTLRLPVTGGAKADVLTVKNAVSSAVDIMQAMGSSVCNLLTKLQATHSLVTELSAVAAKESTTLNEYRELLATAAALQVHESSLRTQLIQETE, from the exons caGCTGAGAGGAAGAGGAGCCCGATGACAGGGAGGAGCGCCGCCGAGCAGCACCCGGACAACCCACACGCCAAGATGATCGACCACCACCGCTGGCCGGCGATGATGGGGGGCCGGGTGTCCGGGAGCGCCATGTCCAGGAGCGTGGATCTCACTGACAGGATGAGCAACAGGCCTGCGCTGTCGCTGATTCCGTCGCGCGGCGGGGCTTCGCCGAAGAGGGCATCGTCGGGGTCGTCCGCCGCGGATGCCCTGTCGAGGAGCATTGATCTCGCCGACAAGATTGACCGGCTGGTCTCTTCGTCGCGAGGGGAGTCACCAAGAACATCATCTGCTTCAAATGGCACTGCTGATTCATCCCGAAGCGGAAATGCTGGTAGAGATTCCAGGCCTGCAGCATTGGCAATTCCATCGCGAGGGGTCTCTCCTGTGAGAACAGGTGGTGGTTTAAGGGCACTTTCGAAGAGCATGGATCTTACTGAAAAAGATAACATTGCATTCTCATCAGCAGTTTCATCATCACCGGGCATTTCACCAAGTGTGTTAGTATCGAGCGTGCCCAATGCTACATCGCAGCCAACAAAATCTTCCGAGAGGCTCAATGGACGTGCTTCTTCCCCAGCTTCATCGCGGGGACGTTCACCTAGAACACCAGCATCTGGCGGCATTGCTGCTGTATCGAAAAACGTTGATGTCCCTGAAAAAGAGAAGAGACCGGTTTCATCTAGAGGGAGTTCGCCAAGAAGGCGACTTGCTTCCGATGGCGTTAATGGTATTGTAAAAAATATGGATTTTGCTGAGAAGGATAGCAGAACAGCCGTCTCGTCAGTTCCATCTCGTGGGTTTTCCCCAAGAagaagacttgcctctgatggcaTTGATGCTATACCAAGCACGGAATTTTCTGAAAAAGATCACAGACCGTCCAcatcatcttcattgcgtggGGTTTCTCCGCGGAAAAGGCTTGGTTCTGATGGTACATCAAAAGGGCCGGATTTCGCTGATAAAGCTAACACGCCATCAACTTCGTCAACGGCATCGCGAGGTACTTCACCAAGAACCCAGTTGGCATCTGATTGTGCTGGTACTACATCAAAACACATGGATTCTGCTGATAAAGATAGCAATAGACCGTCAACCTCATATGCTGCATCACGCGGTATGTCACCAAGAAGAAGGCTTGCGTCTGATGGTATTAGCTCCATTTCAAATAACGTCAACTTCGCTGAAAAGGATGGCAGAGCTGTGCCCTCTTCAGTTGCATATCGAGGGATGTCAACAATACGGCGCCTTGCATCTGATGGTGCTGATACCATACCAAAGGATATGGATATTCCTGAGAAAAATGTCAGACCCTCCACTTCAGCAGGTTCAAGGGGCTTTTCACCAAGAagaagacttgcctctgatggtcTTAATGTTATATCAAAGAGCATTGATCTTTCTGAAAAAGATACCAGACCTACCACATTGTCAGCTGCATCACGAGGGCTTTCACCAAGAAGAAGACTAGCCTCTGATACTGTAGAAGCTATATCAAAGAGCTCAGTTTTTGTTGAAAAAGAAATAAGACCATCCACTTCGTCAATGGCATCACGGGGAGTTTCACCAAGAAGAAGACTTGCCTCTGATAATGTAGAAGTTATATCAAAGAGCTCAGATTTTgttgaaaaagaaaccagatcTTCCACTTCGTCACTGGCATCACGAGGGGTTTCACCAAGAAGACGACTTGCCTCTGATAATGTAGAAGTTATATCAAAGAGCTCAGATTTTGTTGAAAAAGAAACCAGGTCTTCCGCTTCGTCACTGGCATCACGAGGGGTTTCACCAAGAAGACGACTTGCCTCGGATGGTGTCAACAATTTATTGAAGAGCACTGATTTTGCTGGTAATGACTGCAGGCCATCAACCTCAGCAGCTCCATTACGAGGGACTTCACCCAGAAGCAGGGCTGCCTCTAATTCCATTCATGCACCATTGAGAAGCATGAATTTAGCTGATAAAGATAACAGACCATCCACCTCTTCAAGAGCTTCACGTGTGACTATACAGAGAGGTGGGCTTGCCCCTGGCCCCGTCATGGATTCTGTGGACAAAAGTAATGCACGATCCCCCTCATCATCCGCATCTGGCGAGACTTCATACAGTAGACTTGATGGTACTGATGTTCAAGCAGAAGTTGTCGAGTTTGCTGATGAAGTTAGTTCAGTAACTGCAGATGGTTGTAGTGATGAAACTTCAGAAAGCACACATTCTGGTAGCGTAGGCACAGGTGCAGCGTCCTTGTCCATTGCAGTGCAAGATAGACCACCTAGCAGATCTGTTTCTGATGTCAGTAAGGATATGTCACAGAATGTGGATGCAACTTATGAACGTAGCAGAGTCATCTCAGTGAAGATTCCATCTCGAGGAAATTCTCCAAGGAGGAGACTTGCATCTGATGGCATTGATACAATCCCCAAAAGCATGGATTTTGCTGAGAAAGAAAAGAGACCCATAACCAGTTCAGTACAATCACGTGGAATGTCACCCAGAAGAATAGCAAGAGTGGATAGTGCTAATATAATGTCAAAAAGCATGgatttttctgacaaatgcaatgGACAAATATCTTCAATAATTCCATCACGAGTGGTTTCTACAAGAAAAATACTGGGACCAGATGGTGCTAATGCCATGTCAAGAAGTGTGGATCTGGGTGATAACAAACAACCGATCTCTTCAATGGTGCAATCATGTAGAATTTCACCACGGAAGATGCCTTCTGCTTATAGCAGAGTAAAAGGCCCCGAGCTTTCATCAGGTGATGTTGGGAGCCCAGGTTCTGCCGATGGAAATGGGAGTCAAGAGGAGAACTCTAGTTCAAGTCCAGCTGCACCTTCAAATAATTCAGAAAAATTTGGAGCTTCAAAGCAGTTGGCAAGGACACTGTCTTCACCATCACGTGGTCTACTACGCCCTTCATCACCAACCAAGacttcatcaacatcatcatttgCCTCTAGGAGGTTGCCGAGCCCATTGAGGATTAGACCTTCAACACCTGTCTCACCATGTAGTTCTGGTCGATCCGATTCTCCCTCTTCTATTCTGAGCTACATCGGTGATGCAACAAGAGGAAAGAAGAGCCCAAGCCACATGGAAGATACCCATCAGTTGCGCCTTCTATATAATAGGAACTTGCAATGGCGTTTTACAAATGCTTACGTAGATGAAATGCTATCAATCCAGAAGATGGGTGCCGAG ACCATGCTCTACAGTGTATGGGATAGTAACACAAGGATGTCTGACTCTATGGTTACAAAAAGAAGTTATGTACAAAGGCTAAGGCAAGAGGTCAAACTGGGAATAGTGTTGAAAGAACAA ATGGACTACCTTGACCACTGGGCAGTGCTGGAAACAGAtcattctacttcattgtctggtGCAATTGAagctcttagagcaagtacatTGCGCCTTCCAGTTACAGGAGGAGCAAAG GCTGATGTACTTACTGTTAAGAACGCTGTCAGTTCAGCAGTTGACATTATGCAAGCAATGGGTTCTTCCGTTTGTAACTTGCTAACAAAG TTACAGGCTACACACTCTCTGGTCACAGAACTTTCAGCTGTTGCTGCTAAAGAAAGCACTACACTTAATGAGTACAGAGAACTCTTAGCTACAGCAGCAGCACTACAG GTGCATGAGTCCAGCCTAAGGACACAACTCATACAAGAAACAGAGTGA
- the LOC124693620 gene encoding translation initiation factor IF3-4, chloroplastic-like, which yields MAGIAAGFAFAPAVSRHLPYRSATSTTYASVPSSSFSVSPVPWSRAARRGRPKRGLVAVARYSSYGSDEDDDEDGGGGRNRAPEPEQDPALDIDRIQSSTVRLLDAKKDMVGVIPVSEAVRIADENDLILAILSLDGDPPVLRLFEEKEYKKHKYEQQKKKRVQQKRSVAKRMGIKELKMGYNIDIHDYSVRLRAAKKFLKAGDKAKIVVNLKGRENLYKKQAIELLRRFQTDVGELATEGSKNFAERNIYVILVPNKLAIQKEQDGLNKKVRAEGEVDQSEDESDADEAVIEQVEETSLDGDEPVIEELEESKEPETEVSANV from the exons ATGGCCGGCATCGCCGCCGGCTTCGCCTTCGCCCCGGCAGTCTCCCGCCACCTCCCTTACAggtccgccacctccaccacgtaCGCGTCCGTTCCTTCGTCTTCCTTCTCCGTCTCCCCGGTGCCGTGGTCACGGGCCGCGCGGCGGGGGCGGCCGAAGCGCGGGCTCGTCGCGGTCGCGCGCTACTCCTCGTACGGGAgcgacgaggatgacgatgaggacggCGGAGGTGGGAGGAACCGCGCCCCCGAGCCGGAGCAGGACCCCGCCCTCGACATCGACCGCATTCA GTCCTCGACCGTAAGGCTGCTGGATGCCAAGAAAGATATG GTTGGTGTTATACCTGTAAGCGAGGCAGTTAGAATTGCAGATGAAAATGACCTTATACTG GCAATATTGTCACTAGATGGAGATCCTCCAGTACTCCGACTCTTCGAAGAGAAAGAATACAA aaaacacaagtatgaacagcagAAGAAGAAAAGAGTTCAGCAAAAAAGATCTGTTG CAAAACGCATGGGCATCAAAGAGCTAAAAATGGG GTACAACATTGATATTCATGATTATAGTGTGAGGCTTAGAGCTGCAAAGAAGTTTCTTAAAGCTGGTGACAAG GCTAAGATTGTGGTAAATTTGAAAGGCCGGGAGAACTTGTACAAAAAACAAGCGATTGAACTTCTCAGAAGATTCCAAACTGATGTTGGTGAG CTAGCAACAGAAGGAAGTAAGAATTTTGCGGAGAGAAATATATATGTGATTCTTGTGCCGAATAAACTAGCTATACAGAAAGAACAAGATGGGTTAAATAAAAAGGTCAGGGCAGAAGGAGAAGTGGACCAATCGGAAGACGAATCAGACGCAGATGAGGCTGTGATCGAACAAGTCGAGGAAACTTCTTTGGATGGGGATGAGCCTGTGATAGAAGAACTGGAGGAAAGTAAGGAACCCGAGACAGAAGTCTCAGCAAATGTTTGA